A section of the Pimelobacter simplex genome encodes:
- a CDS encoding epoxide hydrolase family protein: MNQITPFVIDIPQTDLDDLRSRLDRTRFAPAAPGDSWEYGTPESYLRDMVARWKDFDWRAVEARLNAYDGFVTEVDGQRIHFLHVRSKHEDATPLLLAHTYPGSQLDFLDMIDPLVDPEAHGGTADQAFHLVIPSMPGFGWSTPVVETGWTMKRVGAAYDVLMRRLGYDSYGIHGSDGGAMVGRELAVANPEGFRGAHVLHLFSFPSGDPAEFEGFGPEEYAALEHMQWFQSVGGYNAMNGTRPQTVAAGLADSPVAVLAYSELFESFGNGTSLVTPEQVLAQATLYWLTNTYGSAARYHYEEQHSGAEPVVSTGRLGVAVFKDDFQTIRSLAERDNTNIDHWSRFPRGGHFAAMEVPQDVVVDLRVFFG, encoded by the coding sequence ATGAACCAGATCACGCCCTTCGTCATCGACATCCCGCAGACCGACCTCGACGACCTCCGCAGCCGTCTCGACCGCACCCGCTTCGCCCCGGCCGCCCCCGGCGACTCGTGGGAGTACGGCACCCCCGAGTCCTACCTGCGCGACATGGTCGCCCGCTGGAAGGACTTCGACTGGCGCGCGGTCGAGGCCCGCCTCAACGCCTACGACGGCTTCGTCACCGAGGTCGACGGCCAGCGGATCCACTTCCTCCACGTCCGCTCGAAGCACGAGGACGCCACCCCGCTCCTGCTCGCCCACACCTACCCCGGATCGCAGCTCGACTTCCTCGACATGATCGACCCGCTGGTCGACCCCGAGGCCCACGGCGGCACCGCCGACCAGGCCTTCCACCTCGTCATCCCCTCGATGCCGGGCTTCGGCTGGTCCACCCCGGTCGTCGAGACCGGCTGGACGATGAAGCGCGTCGGTGCGGCGTACGACGTGCTGATGCGGCGCCTGGGCTACGACTCCTACGGCATCCACGGCAGCGACGGCGGCGCCATGGTGGGCCGCGAGCTCGCCGTCGCGAACCCCGAGGGCTTCCGCGGCGCCCACGTGCTCCACCTCTTCTCGTTCCCCAGCGGCGACCCGGCCGAGTTCGAGGGCTTCGGCCCCGAGGAGTACGCCGCCCTCGAGCACATGCAGTGGTTCCAGTCGGTCGGCGGCTACAACGCCATGAACGGCACCCGCCCCCAGACCGTCGCGGCCGGCCTCGCCGACTCGCCGGTCGCGGTGCTCGCCTACAGCGAGCTCTTCGAGAGCTTCGGCAACGGCACCAGCCTGGTCACGCCCGAGCAGGTCCTCGCCCAGGCCACGCTGTACTGGCTGACCAACACCTACGGCTCCGCGGCCCGCTACCACTACGAGGAGCAGCACTCCGGCGCCGAGCCCGTGGTCAGCACCGGACGTCTCGGCGTCGCGGTCTTCAAGGACGACTTCCAGACCATCCGGTCGCTGGCCGAGCGCGACAACACCAACATCGACCACTGGTCGCGGTTCCCGCGCGGGGGCCACTTCGCGGCGATG
- a CDS encoding helix-turn-helix transcriptional regulator: MKKTSGRVLELLGLLQNRVEWTAPELAERLGVTERTVRNDIARLRELGYPVNSLRGRAGHYRLGDGARLPPLLLDDEEAVAVAVGLRTVTGVAGFEDSGARALTKLEHVLPDRLRRQLASLRDATEAGPVNTDSNVEDPEVAPGVLTEIAAAIRDHRGLRAFYRDDERIEVEPYRLVAWQRRWFVVGRSPETGAWAPYRVDWMTLRLPGGRSFTPAELPGDLTELVVREVARTGWAVHARLVIDAPAEEVLARINPAVGVVESRPDGRSVLVTGGDSLEIVAVWIGMLGLDFSVESPAALVGHLQVLAERYARAIDPTGATDPTGA, from the coding sequence GTGAAGAAAACTTCCGGACGGGTCCTGGAGCTGCTCGGACTGCTCCAGAACCGCGTCGAGTGGACCGCCCCCGAGCTCGCCGAGCGGCTCGGTGTCACCGAGCGGACCGTGCGCAACGACATCGCCCGGCTCCGCGAGCTCGGCTACCCGGTCAACAGCCTGCGCGGGCGGGCCGGCCACTACCGGCTGGGGGACGGCGCCCGGTTGCCCCCGCTGCTCCTGGACGACGAGGAGGCGGTCGCCGTCGCCGTCGGGCTGCGCACGGTCACCGGCGTCGCGGGCTTCGAGGACAGCGGCGCCCGGGCGCTGACCAAGCTCGAGCACGTGCTGCCCGACCGGCTGCGCCGCCAGCTCGCGTCCCTGCGCGACGCCACCGAGGCCGGACCGGTCAACACCGACTCCAACGTCGAGGACCCCGAGGTCGCGCCCGGGGTGCTCACCGAGATCGCCGCCGCGATCCGCGACCACCGGGGGCTGCGGGCGTTCTACCGCGACGACGAGCGGATCGAGGTCGAGCCCTACCGGCTGGTGGCGTGGCAGCGGCGCTGGTTCGTGGTGGGCCGCTCCCCCGAGACCGGCGCGTGGGCGCCGTACCGGGTCGACTGGATGACGCTGCGCCTGCCCGGAGGCCGCTCCTTCACCCCGGCCGAGCTGCCCGGCGACCTCACCGAGCTCGTCGTCCGCGAGGTCGCCCGCACCGGCTGGGCCGTGCACGCCCGCCTCGTCATCGACGCGCCCGCCGAGGAGGTCCTGGCCCGGATCAACCCCGCCGTCGGCGTCGTCGAGTCGCGTCCCGACGGCCGCTCGGTGCTCGTCACCGGCGGCGACAGCCTCGAGATCGTCGCGGTGTGGATCGGCATGCTCGGCCTCGACTTCAGCGTCGAGTCGCCCGCCGCGCTGGTCGGGCACCTGCAGGTCCTGGCCGAGCGGTACGCACGCGCGATCGACCCGACCGGGGCGACCGACCCGACCGGGGCGTGA